The window ATTTTTGCCAAGTTAAGAAAATATGCAATGATAAAACCCCAAAGAAGTTCAATTCCAGTGTATTACTGTGAAATGATAGGTAAAACACATTCAGAAGtctttgttgtattgtcgaaggctttcacggccggagaacgatggttgttgtgggttttccgggctgtattgccgtggtcttggcattgtagttcctgacgtttcgccagcagctgtggctggcatcttcagaggtgtagcaccaaaaaacagagatctctcagtgtcaaaagatctctgtcttttggtgctacacctctgaaaatgccagccacagctgctggcgaaacgtcaggaactacaatgccaagaccacggcaagaccacggcccggaaaacccacaacaaccaaaagtcTTTGTGTTAAactggcttgccaacctccaacaTTTCACAATTAGCACCTGGCCTGAATGACCATATAATACCATGTATTGCAGAACAGTGTTTTATTTCAcagcacccctgtgaggtaggttaggcttagagaaggtgactggcccaaggttactcagctaGTTTCAAGGCCATGCAGGTCTCCTGATCCTACTCTGACCCTGTAGCCACTATGGCACACCAGCTCATTCCCATGGAAACCATGGCTTACTCATCCCATTGCTCAACCACAGCCAGCTTTACCTGGATCAGGGCATCACTCTTAGTAtgctttaaaatatcttcagtaTCATTTTATAAAGATGACACctgctgactcctaaatctgagctTTTACTgtctcaggaacagacaattgGTTGTGATACTTTTGCAAAAAATTTTGCAAATATGTTTGGAACAGGATGCCATTTGTAACATAGGTTAGTCAGAAGAAATGCCTAATACATCACCTGGTCtatttatggaccattttgatccAAGTCCTGTGATGGATGTTGACAAGAtctgggatctgtgaaggccaccactTGTGCCATGGACCTTcgcccatcctggctgctaaaatcatgtaagagcCACATCAATGAGCCCTCAGTGTCtgacagtgtgatgtagtggctaaagtgatggactaggatctaagCAGACCAGGTTTGACTTCTcacttgctggatgactttgggtcagtaacactttcttagcctaacctacctcacagggtttgttgtgggggaaaatggaggagaatgatgtaagcagctttagcTCCCCATTGAAGAaagataaagtaaaataaaataaaaatcagtcaATCAATAAGTGTCATAATGTTAGTAACTCAGGGCACATagccactcaaagaggtggttTTTCCATCCACTACTTTAAAAGCCATTCCTGCAAAAAAGATGTGGTCAGTTATCTCCTGGTCTCttctctgccctttctaggcaaagtgattgagagaacagtagcggaccaactccaggtcttcttggtaACACATCTGCTCTAGactctttccagtctggcttcaggcctggctgTGGGATGGAGACTGCCCTGTTGACTATCTCTGTCAGAATATGGACAATGGTCATGCCTCTTTGTTGCTTCTGCTGGATAATATCTGCAGAATTTGATATAGTGGACCATGTTATCATGTTgagatgtttggaggcagaagtaggtatcaggtgATATGCACTGGACTGGTTCACATTTGCTTGttcaaatctcctggtgatgcagtagaggtcatGTATAGCTGCTgaactgctgtggttaaatggctaataaaaaagaaattataccctAGAAGGGAGAAAGCTTGAAGAATCTGCCTTCTCCACTACCCATTTTCTAACAGGGGTCCAGCTGACTCTTTCtgattcaataataataataactgagcttatataccactcgtctagacagattagtgccccaactggagtggtgaacaagttagtgttattattatccccacaatactgctgaggagctggggctgaaaggagtggcttacccaaggccacctactgagctcatggcagtagtgggattcaaaccagtagagtgctgattcacagccgaaccacttaatcactgtgctacagcagctctctaagaGCCTTGGGATTATGCCTGATCcaacattactgctggagaaacaagttaatgtAGCTTCAAAAAAGGCTTATCTTTCGTGCCCCCCACCTTATGAACTGCCGTGCTTGATGAagccaggaaactcccactctgcaaactttgcaaaacttaattattcatgAGAGCTTTTTTGGACAGATAAATAGGGCTgttctgtaaggaaatggttcagaaaggtgCTTTTGTAAAAGGATGACTGCGGACTAAACTACTTTCTATTGCTGCATGATCCTCCTGgataatttttgcatcatttagcACGTCAtattaatgcttatgctttgtttcagctctgtttcagatttctggctGGTTTCGGATTTCTGGAATCCAAAtactattgcactgtttatagaATGTCCTATCctgctgattgtattgacttacactgtgtaatctgtcttgagtctcagtgagaaagactataaattatgtaaataaataacaaatttaGCATTCAGCTTTGCTTTAAATTTGTTATTCTTGACATGCCTCACAGTGAACTAATTGAAAATTGAAGGAGTTCATATGCAACAATGAACTTTTTGAAGTAAATTAAATTTCTATTATGAGTGTGAACATTTAAAGAATTTTCTTTGTAATCATGGTTTATACTATGCAGAAGATTACAGCAATCATCCAGCATCTAAAATGTATTGTACCATTTCATATTTGTTGCAATGTTTATCTTGCTGATCTACGAGGTCATAACTGCTTTAGCAGTTGTGACATATAACAATTGTTTCAAAAGCATGTGAGACAGTGTCTGTATTCAATCATACCGTGTTCTTTTCTGTCTCCTGCCATGAACTTAATTTGTAGTGCATAGTAGCCTTGCAgtgcaatcgtaagcagagttactccagtctaagataaTCGATTACAGTGGtgttagactagagtaactctgcttacgattgcactgttagtggagGTTATTGTAAATAACATGATCTTTctgctagtttttttttaaaaaaaccttttaaagtacattttaggtgggtagccgtgttggtccttagtaaaagagcaagatgcaagtccagtagcaccttaaagaccaactagatttacagggtataagcttttgagagtcagagctcccttcatcacatacaagaagtggaaaaaggaaagagtccttgtaatccaggcagagggtgggaggggtattatAAATTAGCGTATCAGGAAACTAGCTGTAATACATATTATAGTTAGCTTGATATAGCCTGAGTGTGAAGTACAGAAAATGAGCATCTGTAATGCGAGAAAAATCCTGTCTTGATTCAGcattctaatttacaatacctctcccactctctgcctggattataaggactctttttccactccttgtatctgacgaagggagctctgactcttgaaaggtcataccctggaaatctagtttgtctttaaggtgctactggatctaaATCTTGCTCTTTAAAGTATATCACCCAATATGATAAAAGCAGGAATTCCTCTTCTAGAATGGCACCTGTCCACCCCCAGTGCTTTGTAATTGCATGTATTAAAAActagaaaaaaaattcagtactGCTATCTAATTGAACAAAGCATCTATTTAATCAATCAGAAAGGGTTTCAATCAACTTTAAATCTTTTAGCAGCCAAAGTGATCTTGAGGGGCAGCACTACTCAACAGACTGTAGAttaaatagtgcaatcctatataATTCTTTGGTGTCAAACAAGATTTTCTCTTTTGGTCCCCTCTGTCTTGTTCAGATGTATTTAGGAGTCTGGGGTAATCTACAAGGTGTTATAAAATGCCAGATGGAAGAAATCGCTCATATTGATCTCAGAACTGAACTGGAACCAAGGAAGGAAACTATTCTGTTTGATAAACCAACTAGAGGAACCACTGTTCAGAAATTCAAGGAGATGGTCTATGGGCTTTTTAAAGTAAGTATGTTTCCCTTATGTCCTCAGTGGTGGCAAGCTGGTAAACTCAGTAATCTGGTGATGTCCCCTGCCTCCATTGCTTACTATGGGCATAGCTTTGTGATACTAAAGTGAGTTATATATTGGGACAACCATTTTGAACAAATAGTGAGTTCTTAAAACATTTCACTTCTAATGACTAACTGGGCAAGTGACTAAGACAAAAAAAGACACTGACTGCATTCATATGTCATAGTAAGCCATGATTTAAAGTGTGGTTTGTGCAACAAGTTCTGGTTGGTCTACTAGATGTAAATAAATCCTGGGTTGGCTTCCCAGTGGGGAAGACAGTCTTTCAGCAGCCAAAGTGATCTTGAGGGGCAGCAATACTCAATACACTGTCGATTGTGCTTTCAACAAGCAGTTTGTACAAACTGTAGTCTTAAAACCAGCTACAGGAcctggtgtttttttttgttgtttttttttgaaATCCTGATTTGTGTCCACCAGCAAACCTGTGTGTGTTGGACTGACTGCATTTCATAACAATTCAGCTTTCTAATGAGGGTTTGAGCAATCTGTGATTTATAAGCCATGGTGAATGCAACCACTATAAAATCTATATAGCTGGATAGTATGTTGCGCTCCAAGCACATTTGATCCAGCATAGCTCTGCTAAAATTACTAAGCGAATAGGTTAAGAAGGGGAGCGAGAAGCAACGTTTGAAACAACTACGCATGGTCAGGTTGGGTCATGTTCGTATCTAAAGGTCTTGATTGCAGTGCTGACATATAGGGCCCGGATGGTTTCCTCTTTTGTGAACAGGGAAAGTAACATAGGAGAAATCAAAAAGGCATGAATGTCTTCTGTACAGAGTCCTGTCACTCAATTTAAGGCTTCTTGCTGGTCTTGAGGGCTTTTCAATTGCTTATCCACTGTACAGGTTACCCTGATTTACAGAACAATTCTAGCCTGACATCTCTGGTATTATTTTGTGACATTTCCTTAAACGGGAACTTCTTGAAGCAATATGTACAATTAGAACTTCAGAACATTTTAATAAAACATTTCCTTTTCTGATCTTAATACTGCATGAGGAAAATGCATTCCATTAAATGGTTGTGTAACTGGCATTTCATGGAACTGAGAACAAACTGTACATGAGCTGCTTGTTTTCTCTCACTGTTGTGATTGGGGAATTATGCTATGACTTTTAATGCATTGCTAATGCTGTTTTAAAGGTTACTCCATCACATGACTTTCCTATCTTCACATTTTCACAATTGTAATGTTTAAACAGCATCACAGCATACAGTTCCTTAATCCCCTATCAGATAATCAGAATATTACAAAATGTACTTTTTGGATACCTGTGAATGTGTTAGAAAAGATGATGTGTAAAATGGCCCTAAATAATTTAGTTGAAGAACTTGGAATAAAACACAGAAGGATCTCTTACTATCCTATGATTATATCAGGATTTTATTTCTTCAAGGGGTTCTCAGTGTATGGATAGTTCAATGTTGGTATCAAGCAACAGTTGAGTTATTGGAAGAAATAAATGCATATGATATTTGACCATGTATGCATGGCTTCTTTCTAGGCAAAACTAGGTGAGCAGGGAAACCTTCCGGAGTTGGTTAATCTAATCTTGTCTGTTGCTGATGGAAACAAAGATGGTAGAGTTTCCTTGCCAGAAGCAAAGTCAGCGTGGGCTCTCCTTCAGTTAAACGAGTTTCTGCTAATGGTAATCCTTCAAGATAAAGAACATACTCCCAAATTATTGGGCTTCTGTGGGGATCTTTATGTGATGGAAAAAGTTGAATATACCTCTCTCTTTGGAATAAGCCTTCCATGGATGGTTGAACTTTTCATTCCCTCTGGTTTCAGAAGAAGCATAGACCAGTGGTTTACTCCATCAtggccaagaaaggcaaaaatagCCATAGGGCTTCTAGAATTTGTGGAAGACATTTTCCATGGACCTTATGGAAATTTTCTTATGTGTGATACGAGTGCCAAAAACCTGGGTTACAATGACAAATATGATTTGAAAATGGTGGACATGAGAAAAATAGTGCCAGAAATGAACTTGAAAGAACTGATTAAAGATCGTCACTGTGAGTCTGACCTTGATTGTGTGTATGGCTCAGACTGTAGAACTGTGTGTGACCAAAGTAAAATGAAATGTACCACAGAAATAATTCAGCCAAATTTAGCAAAGGTGTGCCATTTACTAAAGGACTACTTGCTTCGTGGGGCTCCTCTGGAAATACATGAAGAGCTTGAGAAACAACTGTACTCCTGCATTGCCCTGAAAGTCTCAGCTAACCAGATGGAGATGGAGCATTCTTTAATACTGAACAACTTAAAAACTTTATTGTGGAAAAAAATATCTCATACAAATGATTCTTAGTTTGTCTCTAAAGAAAACATGGATACTGCTGTAGGAACTGGCCACTTTGTCAAACACAGcttcaacattttttaaatgctCTATGTAGCTTAATCAGTTTCATCGATACTCCTTCGAACACTGCCACCCCAGTGatttttccagctggaaaaatGAAGTGTATTTTCAAATATCTGCTTTGACAGAGACTACAGAAGCCATATGGCTACAGcactctcatgtagagagagagacAATGCAGGCTTCATGTTCTCCTTTTGCCCTTACCCAAATTAACATTTTTACCAAGGGCATTTTATTGATCACATTTGCTGTGCTCCTTCAAACTTATTTGAGCCAAGCTTGAACATTCAGAAAAAAAGCATGGGGGTATAGAGCTTCTGTAGCTGTATTAGTTCAGAAAGTGAGTGTGGGATAAAGTTTGAATATTTGGTCATTTCAAAAACTTCCTGCATAGGGGAGTCTACCACGTCAGAGAGAAGGGTTGTAACTTATCTCCCTAGTGTGCAGTCTTTCCACAATCAGGAAGTTTTTGAAATGGAAAACTGCTGAAACTCATGAATTCTACCTGCACTCTTAAGTAACACAGTCCCAAGAGGGCATTCGCCTTTAATACTGTGAGACGTTCCATCACTCTCCCACTGCAGTGGTTTTGTGATTCTTTCGAAAGTTTCTTTAGGAGTCTGATTTTACGAACACTTAACCTGAATACCCACCACTATTAGAATCTAACATGGTAGTATCCAAGCTGCTGTCTATAAATGAAATATTTTCATGTTTGTTTACTAATTTTAGCAGGGCAGAATTTGCACATTAGTGATTTTTAAGAGAAAATCAATGTGATGattgaaaaatgttttaaagaaactgGAGGTTTTTTGAGACCTGAACCTTTTTGTTAACTTTTTACATTTGTATACACATTTACCTCATGCATACATTGAATGTTACCAAGTTAGCCGAAATTTCCTAGTTAAAAACATGCATTGTACCATGCTAGCCGTTAAAATTGAAATAAAGCATGTTGCGTGCATATACAGACACACTGTAGCAGCAATATTTATAGACAAACAGATTACACAAATTTATAACAAAGGGGTTAAGTATCACTGTTATGAAGCCAAGGATTTGGGGGGCACTTTATGCATTTTTTATATGGATTACAttattttaatgtaattaataGTCAGATCATAGTTGTTGCTATTTGaggtgaaatatttgaaaccatgGGGCATAAGCCAGTCAAAGGTAAGCATCTCTACTACCCTGTTTCCATGAATATTTTCTCTGAAACTGAATTCAAAAAGAATaggtaggtagctatgttggtctgcagcagaacagcaggctccgagtctagtggcaccttacagaccaacaagattctcagggtgtAACATCTCCAGTTCTCCaccaagctttcgagagtcaaagctcccttcagataTCTGgagcagctttgactctcaaaagcttataccctgaaaatcttgttggtctctaaggtgtcactggactcaaatttctGAATTCAATGTGCGCAGGACTACAGGCGAACCCAATCTGACTACAACAGAGTAGTAGTATGTGTTTAACCCCAACTGAAATCAGAGGAGGAACTGTGCTTAATAACGACCTGCTCTTTCCCATAAGTATCAGCCACCTTGGTAAATCCTACCAGAGTTGTTGGATCCAAGTCTGTTAGTCCAAAAGCCAAATTGATTAAGTGCTTTAGCTTAACTAAATTATAGATCACTTGATGTCATCCTGAAATGTGTATTAGATTAGATCCAAAGGTTCCCATCTGCTAAGTGGAGGAAAGGgaccactggatccaacccactatttTAAAGTTAAAGTTTGAATTAATATTGTGCAATATCTAACCTTGTTCTAGGACCAAGGCAGGCTGGTTTTTAAACCTGGATTTTCCTTGAGTTAGAGGCCATGGGCATCCTGAACTGAAACTCTATCTTTGCTTTACTTGCAAAGCAGTAAAGTGAAATAAGACAACGGGCAGATATATGTATAAGAGCACTTCTCCTAGTTCAATTTTTGAAACTGTTTGGTAGTTTTTCcagtatctgttttgtgtgtttcACAGGCCTACATGCATGGTCTCCACTTCTGAACAAATATAACAACTTTGACTGCAAATAGATAACCATGGTGTCTTTTAGCTTCTAGATGTTAACACTACATTCACTGCAGTTGGACATTCCCTAAATCTGCTCAACTGACATGTCATTCATTGTTTTGCAGAACTCTTGTAATGCACTTGTGTACATGATCCTTGATACTAATTTGTACTTTCCACCTCTTCACCTGCCACACTTCTATTTCTCTTACAAGGGGGAGAcgctaaataaaatgtttttaaagtttttctaTTTACATTTAATATGCTGCTTTTGACATGATTTGTTCTACCCCCATAATCAACAAGCACTCAAAACAATTTTTTGTGATCCCTAAATCAAATGTGAAATATTAATTTGTTTTACAATCATATGCATTGTTGCCTTGTATAAATATTTTTACTAACCCACAGcatccacatttttttttctcatttgacaagcagcagcatttgatattTCCAACTACTAAGCAGCCCACATCATACCAGGCATGTATTTATGCCAGGAAGATCTAAATGTCAGTATTGTTACAATCATTGCTCGGTGGTAGTGGGGATCTTGAGCCAAATATTCCTAGACATTTAAATGATTTGAGTAACAAAGCAGTTTCTACTGTTTTACTTTGATTGCTGTTACACCATCTTCATGAGTTTTCATTTTGAATATGAACTGTTTACAATAAACTGAAATTATTTCATGTTTTTCTGAAGTATTTTTAACTTGACAAGTCCTAAAAGCTGATAAAGATAACTCTTacagagggaaaggagggaacaaCTAATATTCATTTTCTAGTCGAGTTCAAAGgaataaacagggtttctcacctgtaactgttgatcgtcgagtctcttctgtgcagacacacattgggactgcgcaggcgcaggccagccgcggaaaagatttttctagctctaagagatgtgagggggacgttcggatccaccgcgcatgcgcgccggtgttcccgccaattttgaatgcatatatatccgaacgtccccggcattccctcagttcacctgagccgccggagaaacaatggaagaaaccaagcactcacagcggggcaggcgggagggaatgtgtgtctgcacagaagagactcgacgatcaacagttacaggtgagaaaccctgtttatcgtcttcgtccttctgtgcagccccacattgggagagtaactagcatctcaccaatgggggcgggtgtgagtgtctacttgaacaaggactgcaggacagctgtgcccacagccgagtcacgtcgtgcatgcacatccacagaatagtgcttgatgaaagtgtctgcagtggaccatgtcgcagcttggcagacgtcccggagcggcactcctcgtaggaaggcagcagaagcagcttgcgctcgagtggaatgagcggtaaccaacaagggacactggactccagcatgctgatagcaaagtttaatcgtagacacaatccagcgagagatggactgggcagaagcaggtgagcccttgcgagggccagagtaacacacaaacagggcaggagacttcctgaaacatttggtgcggtgcaaataaaacaataaagcacgctttacatccaatgtgtgtagtgctcgttcccctggggatgaaggtgttggaaaaaaggaagggaggaacaccttttgctgtaggtgaaaccttgagactaccttgggcagaaactccatgctagtgtggagcatgacagtaccagggaaaaactgcaggaagggagggtcacaccgcagggcagacagctccccaacacgcctagaggacgtgattgccaccaggaaagccaccttctgagtgagcaaaggcaggggacaagaagatagaggctcaaagggctggagcatcagctgggagagaaccagggagagactccattgtggaatgggatgggccctaggagggaaggtcttgaacaggcccttcaggaactgcttggaaagccagtgagtaaaaactgtcttcccatcaatctgctcatggaaggcagagattgcagccatgtggaccttaatactggaaaacgcaaggccctgggagcagagatccaggaggtagtccaggatgacagggagcgggcaactaaagggagaaaccccctttggggccaaccaccgggaaaaacgtgaccacttcctctggtaggacaacctggtggacggtttccgggcattcaagatcaccccaagcaccccagaagagaggttcattccc of the Eublepharis macularius isolate TG4126 chromosome 5, MPM_Emac_v1.0, whole genome shotgun sequence genome contains:
- the DIPK1A gene encoding divergent protein kinase domain 1A isoform X2 produces the protein MRMKYLFFSWLGVFIGSWIIYVQYSSYTELCRGHDCKKIICDKYKTGVIDGSACSSLCTRQTLYFGKCLSTKPNNQMYLGVWGNLQGVIKCQMEEIAHIDLRTELEPRKETILFDKPTRGTTVQKFKEMVYGLFKAKLGEQGNLPELVNLILSVADGNKDGRVSLPEAKSAWALLQLNEFLLMVILQDKEHTPKLLGFCGDLYVMEKVEYTSLFGISLPWMVELFIPSGFRRSIDQWFTPSWPRKAKIAIGLLEFVEDIFHGPYGNFLMCDTSAKNLGYNDKYDLKMVDMRKIVPEMNLKELIKDRHCESDLDCVYGSDCRTVCDQSKMKCTTEIIQPNLAKVCHLLKDYLLRGAPLEIHEELEKQLYSCIALKVSANQMEMEHSLILNNLKTLLWKKISHTNDS
- the DIPK1A gene encoding divergent protein kinase domain 1A isoform X1; amino-acid sequence: MARRLFPGAWLRKPYYGQVRFSYMRMKYLFFSWLGVFIGSWIIYVQYSSYTELCRGHDCKKIICDKYKTGVIDGSACSSLCTRQTLYFGKCLSTKPNNQMYLGVWGNLQGVIKCQMEEIAHIDLRTELEPRKETILFDKPTRGTTVQKFKEMVYGLFKAKLGEQGNLPELVNLILSVADGNKDGRVSLPEAKSAWALLQLNEFLLMVILQDKEHTPKLLGFCGDLYVMEKVEYTSLFGISLPWMVELFIPSGFRRSIDQWFTPSWPRKAKIAIGLLEFVEDIFHGPYGNFLMCDTSAKNLGYNDKYDLKMVDMRKIVPEMNLKELIKDRHCESDLDCVYGSDCRTVCDQSKMKCTTEIIQPNLAKVCHLLKDYLLRGAPLEIHEELEKQLYSCIALKVSANQMEMEHSLILNNLKTLLWKKISHTNDS
- the DIPK1A gene encoding divergent protein kinase domain 1A isoform X3, which gives rise to MARRLFPGAWLRKPYYGQVRFSYMRMKYLFFSWLGVFIGSWIIYVQYSSYTELCRGHDCKKIIMYLGVWGNLQGVIKCQMEEIAHIDLRTELEPRKETILFDKPTRGTTVQKFKEMVYGLFKAKLGEQGNLPELVNLILSVADGNKDGRVSLPEAKSAWALLQLNEFLLMVILQDKEHTPKLLGFCGDLYVMEKVEYTSLFGISLPWMVELFIPSGFRRSIDQWFTPSWPRKAKIAIGLLEFVEDIFHGPYGNFLMCDTSAKNLGYNDKYDLKMVDMRKIVPEMNLKELIKDRHCESDLDCVYGSDCRTVCDQSKMKCTTEIIQPNLAKVCHLLKDYLLRGAPLEIHEELEKQLYSCIALKVSANQMEMEHSLILNNLKTLLWKKISHTNDS